The genome window GAGACCGTACGGCCCGCTTCGAGCAGGAGCAGGAGCAGGAGCAGGGTCAGCAGGGCGCGGGGGCCACCCGGGTCCAGCGAGGTGCCGTCGTCGGTGCGTATGTCGAGAGGACCGGGGATGCCGAACCGCATTCACGGGATTCCGGCAGCAGGGCGCCCGACGGGCACGGCGGATGGGGGAGGACGGAGTCCCCGAGGCCGTGTGTGCGGGCACGGCAAAAAGCCGGCCCACCCTTCGGTGGACCGGCTCTGTGCGGCGAACCGGCAGTGGCCGCGCGCTGGCTGAGCGTCAGCGCGAGACCTTGCCGGCCTTGATGCACGAGGTGCAGGCGTTCACGCGCTTCGGCGTCCCACCGACCACGGTACGCACGCGCTGGATGTTCGGGTTCCAGCGACGGGACGTACGGCGGTGCGAGTGCGAGATGTTGTTGCCGAAGCCCGGCCCCTTGCCGCAGACGTCGCAGTTGGCAGCCACGGGTCACTCCAAAGACTTCAGATGCACTTACGGTTGATCCCGGCATGCCGGGATCACGATCCCAGTGACTGGGGTCTGAGTGGCGCTGCCAGGGGGAGAGTCCGATCTCGATCATCGATCTGAATCGGACAACCGGAGCAGCATACAACGACTGCGTCCGTACAACGAAACTACCATGGCTGGTCCGGGCCTCGTCCCGGCCCTCTTACCGGCGGTCACCACCACGGGTCTACGCTGCGTGCGACGTGCGGCGTCCCCCTGGTCCCGCGTCCAGCAGCCGAGCAGGCAAGCAGTTCAAGGAGGCGCAGGTGCCGCAGGTGCCGCAGACATTCTTCGATGCTCTCGCGGTGCGCACCTGGTGCGGACTCGCGCTGGCGGCGCTGGGACGCGCGCGCGAGGAGATCGACGCCATCAACGTGTATCCGGTGGCCGACGG of Streptomyces phaeolivaceus contains these proteins:
- the rpmB gene encoding 50S ribosomal protein L28 translates to MAANCDVCGKGPGFGNNISHSHRRTSRRWNPNIQRVRTVVGGTPKRVNACTSCIKAGKVSR